GTTAGCAGGTCACCGGCTCGCAGCATCGGTGACCGCCGCCGGACTTAGAGCAGTAAGGCTCAGAAATGCAAAACGTTCAGGATCATTCCCGGCAGCACCGACGCAAGATCAGCACCCAGATGACCCGCAATGTTGGCGACATCGCCCGGCAGCACACCAGCAATATCGGCCGGCAGGACCGACAAGGCCGCCACGCTACTGAGATCAGTCACACTCGCGAAATTCGCCGACAAAGAGGCGGCGGCCGATGCCGCGGTGGCGAAGTCGGCCACGCTGCCGACATTGGCCGCGCTAGCCAAACCAGGCAAGCCAGCAGCCAAACCAGGCAAGCCGGCGTAGGTCCGGAAGACATTAAGGATGTTATTGACGATCTCGTTCGGAGACGGCCAACCACCGGCCGCCATGTTCAAGAATGATCCCCACGCCGTGGCCAGGCTGTCGCCGTTCGTAATATTGGCCCCACCGGGAACAACGATCGCCTTCGCTAAATTTTGGGGGGCCAGGTTCGCGAATATCGAGAGCAAACCACTCTGCAACACACCGTTCTCCGGTGAAAGGAGACCCTGAGCATTAGGGGTCCCGTTGATCACACCGTTGGCTACCGCACCCGGGGTATTGAGTAGATTGAGCACCCCATCTACCGGATCCCCAGCACCGAACGCATCGTAAGCGGCTTGCAGGCTATCACCGAGCGAATGTTCAAGAGCGCCGCTGAACCCGAAGAGCGCGTACGCACCGACCGACTCGATGACGCCGCCATTGTTGGTGTTAAGGAGAGCATCCGTAGCGTTCGCGATATTCTGCGTAAAATATATAGGGATCTGCAGAGTGTTTTCCATTGGCTGGAGAACCTCTTGGATGGGGCCTTGAAGCAACGCGTTGCCCACTTGCTCAACCCCACTTGAGATCTGACCCGACTGGAAGTCAGCGAGTCCGCTGGTCACAAGCGGCCAAAAATAGATCGGGATGTCGTGAAGAGTGACGGTTGAGGTGTAGAACTGAAGAGCGCCATTTGCGGCGGATTGGTACGAGCCGATGTAGAGGTTCGCGTACTGGATCAAGTTCGCGGCCACTTGTTGGGCGAGCACTGCGGGAATCTGGGCCCAGTCGGCGCCAATGGTCTGTAGGTTGGCGGCCGCGTTCGTGAAGACATCAAGCCAGGTTTGCAGCGGGTTGACGGCGTAATCCGTGCTCGCGAGTTCGACCGCGCGCTGCTCAATAGTGACCCCGCTGTGTTGGAGATCGGCTGCGGCATCGTTGGAGACCGCCGGTGTCAGGGCGATCAGGCTGGCACCGACTGCCGCGGCACCCGCGGAGACGAGAGGCCGAAGGGCTGTGAGCTGTTGCATGCGAGTTGTTCCTTTGCTGTCAGTGGTCTGGGTATTCGTGAGCGTGCAGAGGCCATTGCGCCCGAGGGGGTATTAGCCGCTGGTTCCAGGTATGCCGGCCGCACCAACTCGGCCGAGGAATCCGGCGAGTCCGCCGACACCACCGGCACCGCCGCTGTAGCCGTAGCCGGGGGTGGCGTTGCCGCCGTTGCCGCCAGCGCCACCGTTGCCGGCCAGTAACCCGCTGAAACCGCCGGCACCACCGGGATTACCAGCGTTGTAATCTCCGGAACCGTAGATGTTGTTGGGGGCAGAACCACCGTTGCCCCCGTTACCGACCAGCCAGGCACCGTTACCGCCAGCACCACCGCGGCCGCCGTAACCGCCGTTGGGGTTGCTGACTCCGCCGGCGCCGCCAGCACCGCCGTTACCGAACAGGATGCCGGCATTACCCCCGGCACCACCGCGGCCGAAGCTGTAGCCAGCGTTGACACCGCCCGCACCGCCGGCGCCACCGTTACCCATCAGCAACCCACCGAAACCGCCGGCACCGCCGTTACCGCCAGCACCGCTGGCAGGGCTGAATCCGGCACCACCGGCCCCGCCGTTGCCGATCAGCCCGGCGGCACCGCCGACTCCACCAGCAGTGTGGGTGGCGGTACCGGCCGCACCGGCTCCGCCATCGCCGAATAGGAACCCGCCATCGTGGAGGGTGCCGTTGAGCCCGAGACTGCCTAACAACGAGGTGTTGGGACCGGTGAAGTTGTCGACGCCGTTGCCGATCAGGTCGCGTCCGAACAAGTCGATGAACGGCGCATTGATTACCCCATCCACTTGCTGTCCGAGCGGGCTGGCGATCCAGTCCTGGCCGCCTGTGTAAATCGCGGTATAGAAACTGTCGAACGCCCCATACACGAGGTTATTCAGCGCAGCTTGAGGAGACTCCGCGGCCGAGACAGCAGCGCTAAGACCGTCGACGTTGAGGGCGGCAGCAGCGCTGGCATGCACACCCTCGAAGGCACTGTTTAGTGCGCCGGCGTTGAAGGCGGCAACACTGGCATTAATGCTATGAGTAATGCCCTCGAGCGCGGCGGTATGAATGCCGTCGAACGCAGCCGCACTCGCACCCGCGCTCAGGCCATCGAGCGCGGCCGTGGTGCCCGCGGTAATACCCTCCAGAGCCGTGGTGCCTGCATTAATGCCCTCAAGGGCGGCTTGGCTGGCAGCGGAGATTACCGGCTGGAGGAGGGGGTCGATGATCATGTCGAGCACACCCGCGCGGGCAGCAGGTGCGGCGGCCATCGGGGTGATTGCGGCGGTCAGAAATGCGCCGGCGGCGGTGCCCACGCCGATCACGCGACCGTGACGGCGTGCCTTGGCGGTGCGGTGGTTTCGCCGCATGCGGTGGTGTTTGCGTTTCATTTGCGAGCCTTCCCTTGACCGACAACGGTGACGATGGATCAAAAACATAGCTGAGAATTACGTTGACAAAATCACGGCAACACAATAAGAAATAAACCCCTACGAGAGGTATTGGCAGCAAAACCCGGCCGCAGTGAGAGCGAAATTATTATCTGATGCCGACCCCGTTACGGGAATTACCCGACCCGCGCCCGAGCCAGATCCCCCAGATTCATAATCAAGTCCCGACTTCGGACTTTTAGTGCGCATGCTGGCGATGGAAATGTTTGGTTCACGCAGCGCCGTGTCGGCGGCGTCTACTGGCTCACCGATTCGCCCCTACGCCTGGGTAGAGGCGTGTCGGCAAGCCGACCAATAAACGATCGGCCCCCTTCTGAAGAAAAGGGGGCCGATCGCCGTTAGCAGGTCACCGGCTCGCAGCATCGGTGACCGCCGCCGGACTTAGAGCAGTGAGACTCAGAAATGCAAAATGCTCAGGATCATTCCCGGCAGCACCGATGCAAGATCAGCACCCAGGTGACCCGCAATGTTGGCGACATCGCCCGGCAGCACACCAGCAATATCGGCCGGCAGGACCGACAAGGCCGCCACGCTACTGAGATCAGTCACACTCGCGAAATTCGCCGACAAGGAGGCGGCGGCGGATGCCGTGGTGGCGACGTCGGCCACGCTGCCGACATTGGCCGCGCTAGCCAAACCAGGCAAGCCAGCATAAGTCCGGAAGACATTAAGGATGTTATCGACGATCTCGTTCGGTGAGGGCCAACCAGTCAGAAATTGATTCAGGAATCCTTGCCACGCGGTCAGGAGGCTGCCGCCGGCGGTGATGTTTTGTGCTCCGGGAGCCGGGATCGCCTCGGCGAGTAGCTTCGGAACGGTGTTCACCAGTAGCGAGAGCAAACCGGCTATGTGCTCGCTGCCCCCGGGAGAGAGAAGGCCCGCAGTGCCGCCAGCGGAGGCATTGAGGGCGGCGTCCGCGACCACTCCGGGCGTATTGAGCAGATTAAGCGCCGCACCTAACAGGTCTCCGGCAGCATACGCGTTGTAGGCGACCTGAAGGCTCTCGCCCAGCGCGTCTTCGATTCCTTGACCGAATTGGAGCGCGAACTCGCCGAGCCCGACGATAAGGGACTGGAGGATTGGGGGCGTGCCCAGCAGGACTGGCGTTGCATTCCCGATGTTCTTCGAAATATCTACAGGAATAGTTAAGATATTCTCCATTGGTTCAAAAATCCCTAATATCGGACCCTGATAGAAGGCGTAGAGCAGATTTCCAACTGCGTCATAAATATCGCCCGACTGTGCATTGGTGAGCGCCGTGGTTACCAAAGGCCAAAAATCGGCTGATAGGGGGTTAGTACCGGTGAAATAGGTGAGTGTGCCGTTGGCGGCGGCTTGGTAACCGCCGACGTAGGTGTCGGCGTATTGGATCCAGTTCGCGCCAACCTGTTGGGCGAGGACCGCGGGAATCTGGGACCAGGTGTTATAAATCGTCTGCAGGTTAGCGGCCGAGTCAGTGAAGACGTCGAGCCAGGTTTGGAGCGGGTTGACGGCGTACTCATCGGTGGTGAGCTCGACCGCGCGGTGCTGGATGCTGACGACGCTTTGTTGCAGGTCGGCTGCGACGTCGTTGGACACGGCCGGCGTCAGGGCGATCAAGCTGGCACCTACTGCCGCGGCGCCCGCGGAGACGAGGGGCCGGAAGGCTGCTAACTGTTGCATGCGCTTTGTTCCTTTGCTGTCTGTGATCTGGGTATTCGTAGGCGTTTAGAAGCGATTCCGCCCAAGGGGGTATTAGCCCGCTGCACCGCGCGTACCGGCCGTACCGTTCTGGCCGAGGATGCCGCCAAGTCCGCCGTAGCCACCGCGGCCGCCGGTACCAACTACCAGGCTGCCGGCGGCGCCATTACCGCCGTTACCGCCACTGCCACCGACGCCGGCCAGCAGCCCACTGAAGCCACCGGCGCCACCGGCGCCACCGTTACCACCGACTCTCGCAACGGCTGTACCGTTATTGCCAAGGCCCCCGTCGCCGCCGTTACCGACCAGCCAGCCTCCGTTGCCGCCGGCACCGCCAGCCCCGCCATTGAAACCGCGAGTCGCGGACACGCCGGCAGCGCCGCCGACGCCGCCGTCGCCGCCGTTGCCGAACAGGAGACCGCCGTTACCGCCGTTACCGCCGTTACCGCCGGCGGTGGTAGCGGCGGCAAAACCGGCACCGCCGGCTCCGCCGTTACCCATCAGCCAGCCGCCAGTGCCACCAGCGCCGCCGGCAGTGGTAGCGGACAGGCCGGTGCCACCGATGCCGCCGTTGCCGATCAAGCCGGCGGAGCCACCGGCGAGGCCGGCGGCACCGTTTCCGCCGTTGCCGAACAAGAACCCGCCGTCGTGGAGGCTGCCGTTGAGTCCAAACTGGCCGATTAACGAGGCGTTGGGGCCGGTGAAGTTGTCGACGCCGTTGCCGATCAGGTCGCGTCCGAACAGGTCGACGAACGGCACATTGATCACCCCGTCCACGGATTGGCCGGTTGGGCTGGCTATCCAGTCTTGGCCGCCTGTGTAAATCGCGGTATAGAGGTTGTCGAACGCTCCGTACACGAGCTGGTTCAGCGCAGCTTGAGGAGACTCCGCAGCCGAGACAGCAGCACTAAGACCGCCGAGGTCGACGGCAGCGGCGCTGGCATTGATGCTGTTAGTAATGCCTTCGAGGGTGGCTGTATGAACGCCGTCGAAGGCGGTGGTGGCGGCGCTGAGGCTGTCGAGGGCAAGCGTGCCCGCGTTGATGCCGTCGAGTGCCGCGGCGGTGCCCGCGGTAACACCCTCCAGAGCCGTGGTGCCTGCATTAATGCCCTCAAGGGCGGCTTGGCTGGCAGCGGTGATCACGGGCTGGAGGAGGGGGTCGATGATCATGTCGAGCACCCCGGCACGGGCCGCAGGTGCGGCGGCGAGGGGGGCGAGGGGGGTGATTGCGGCGGTCAGAAATGCGCCGGCGGCGGTGCTCACGCCGATCACGCGACCGTGACGGCGTGCCTTGGCGGTGCGGTGGTTTCGCCGCATGCGGTGGTGTTTGCGTTTCATTTGCGAGCCTTCCTGTCCCAGCAATGGTGACGATGGATCAAAAACATAGCTGAGAATTACGTTGACAAAATCACGCCAACACACCAGGCAATAAACCCTCACGATAGGTATTAGCAGCAAAACCCGGCCGCAATGAGAGCGAAATTATTATCTGACGGTTACCCCGTTACAGGATTACCCGACCAGGTCCCCCAGATTCATCACCGCGACAATGGACCATCGTGATCTGCAGCCAGCGTTTCAGCACCGCCTTGGTCCATTCGTTGAACAAACCATCCTGACGACGTCTTCACGGTTAAAGACAACCAGCCCGTCCTGCGTAGACAGTTAAAAGGCCCCTCCGCGGAAACAGTCCACCGTGCTGGATACCACGATCGAACAACGATGATGGCCACACCGAAAAACGGCGCCTAAACGCCACCCAAGATCGTTCACCGAATCGATCCCCCACACGCGATGCAGCTGCTGACCCGATTAAAACAAACCCACTGTCTACAGGGTAGAGGCGTGTCGACAAGCCCACCAATTAAACGATCGGCCCCCTTCTTGAGAAAAGGGGGCCGATCGCCGTTAGCGGGTCACCGGCTCGCAGCATCGGTGACCGCCGCCGGACTCAAAGCAGCAGAACTCAGAAATGCAAAACGCTCAAGATCATCCCCGGCAGCACCGACGCAAGATCAGCACCCAGACGACCCGCCATGGCAGGGACATCGCCCGGCAGCACACCAGCAATATCGGCTGGCAGAGCAGCGGCGATATCGGTCGCCATTGACGTACCGAGCCAACCTGCAATGTTGGTCACCGCCGCCGGGTCAAAACCCTTCAACAGATCGGTTGACAATCCGGGCAGGCCAGCCGCCAGGCCAGCCATAGCGCTATCAGCATTCACGAAGCCGGCAGTAGCGGCGGCACCGCCGCCGCCGAGCAACTGACCCACCGTGTTCAACAGTTGATTGAAGGCAACTTGTAGAGACGGCCAACCCGTAGTCAGCTGGGTCAGAAATTCCTGGGTTGCTACCGGGAGGCTGCCACCGTTCACGATGTTTTGACTATTGGGGGCGACGATAGCTTGCGCAAGGTTATATGAAATATCTGAAAGCTCGACGTATAGGCCAGCATATGGCGTATTGATAAGGCCAAACTCAGGCGGTGATCCGGTTCCATTGATGATTGCGTCCAACGTCACGGGTAGAACATTGAGCAAGTTAATGAATGCTCCAGCTAGATCTCCGCTATTGGCTGAATTAACGGCCGCTTGCAAACTGGATCCGAATGCGTGCCCGATTTGACCTGGCCCCAAAACAAGGTAAACACCAAGATCCGTTACGCCGCCGCCCAATAGCGCGTTGACCGCATATCCGAAGTTCGTTGACATAGTTTTAGGGATATCCAACGTAGCTTCCAGTGGGTACCCAATTTGAAAAAGGGGTTGCTGATATAAAGCATTGATTAGATTGCTTATCCAACCTGCAACGTTGCCCGCAACCAGATCCTGAGATCCCGAGTAAAGCAGAGGTAGAAAATCACTAGCACCGGATCCAGTGAAGTAACTGACGGCATCGGTCGCGCCGGTCTGCATGGTCGACACGTAGAGATCGCCGAACTGAAGCCAGTTCGCAGCTAGCTGCTGCGCCGCCGGGAACGGAAGACTAAGAAAGTCCTGCGTTACCGTCTGCAGATTGGTCTGCGTCGTTTGAATGAGGTCCATCCAACTTTGGATGGGGTTTATGACGGTATCGGCCAGCGCTACCGCGCGGTGCTCGACGTTCACCACGCCGTGCTGGATATCTGCAGCCACGTCGTTGGACACCACCGGGGTTAAGGCGATCATGCTGGCACTTACCGCCGCGGCACCCGCGGTGACCAGAGGCCGGAAAGCTGTTCGCTGTTGCATTTGTTGTAATCCTTTGCTGTCTGTGGTCTGGATGTTCGTAGACTCGACGCCTTCTCAGTAGGCGCCATCACGCTCTCTAGGTCGGGTTGGTCCCAGGGCTGCCGTTGACACCGCTTTGGCCGAGGATCCCGGCGAGTCCGCCGACCCCGGCGACGTTGCCACTCCAGACGTAAAAGCTGAGGCTGCCGTTGCCGCCATTGCCACCGTTGCCGGCTAGCATCCCGCCGAAACCGCCGGAACCACCCGCATAGCCCCAACCGCCGGGGGCAGAGCCGCCGGCCCCGCCAGCGCCGCCGTTACCGACAAGCGCGGCGCTGTTGCCTCCGCCCCCGCCCGTACCGCCGTTTGCGTCGGTACCGGTAGCGCCGCCGGCGGCACCACCGTTGCCGCCGTTGCCGAACAGCAGGCCACCCGCACCACCAGCACCACCCTTGCCGGAGTAAGTGCCGGCAGCGATGGTGGAGCCGCCAGCCCCGCCCGCGCCGCCGTTGCCCATCAGGAAGCCACCGGCGCCACCGGCGCCACCGTTAGCGCCAGTGCCGGCAACAACACCACCGGGGTTGTTGACAAGGCCGGCGCCGCCAACACCGCCATTACCGATCAACCCGGCCGAACCACCGGCATAGCCAACGGGGTGAGTGGCGGTGCCGGCCGCACCCGATCCGCCATCACCGAATAGGAACCCGCCATCGTGGAGGCTGCCGTTGAGCCCGAGACTGCCGATTAACGAGGTGTTGGGGCCGGCATTGGTGACGCCATTGCCGATCAGGTCACGTCCGAATAAATCGACGAACGGCGCATTGATTACCCCGTCCACGGATTGGCCGGTTGGGCTGGCAATCCACGACTCACCAGCCCCGTGAATCCCGGTATAGAACGTCTCGAACGCGCCGTAGATGAGGTCATTCAGCACGACACGAGGGTTTTCGACGGCGGCGGCACTAAGCCCGTCGATGTTGAGGGCGGCCGCAGCACTGGCATGCACACCCTCGAGAGTGGTGCCCAACGCGCCGGCATTAAAAGCGGCGACGCTGGCATTAATGCTATGAGTAATGCCCTCGAGCGCGGCGGTATGAATGCCGTCGAAAGCAGCCGCACTCGCACCCGCGCTCAGGCCATCGAGCGCGGCCGTGGTGCCCGCGGTAACACCCTCCAAAGCCGTAGTGCCGGCGTTGATGCCTTGTTGGGCGGCCGTGCTGGCGGCGGTGATTACCGGCTGGAGGAGGGGGTCGATGATCATGTCGAGCACCCCGGCGCGGGCTGGGGGTGCGGCGGCCATCGGGGTGATTGCGGCGGTCAGAAATGCGCCGGCGGCGGTGCTCATGCCGATCACGCGACCGTGACGGCGTGCCTTGGCGGTGCGGTGGTTTCGCCGCATGCGGTGGTGTTTGCGTTTCATTTGCGAGCCTTCCCTGGACCGACAACGGTGACGATGGATCAAAAACATAGCTGAGAATTACGTTGACAAAATCGCGCCAACACACCAGGAAATAAGCCCCCACGAGAGGTGTTGGCAGCAAAACCCGGCCACAGTAAGAGCGAAATTATGACCCGAGGCTGACCCTTTACACCCCGGCCGGATAGGCCTCAATCATCACGAATAGTCACGCCGCGGGAATAGGGCGCGGCATGTGGGATTGGGGGACTGGTAAAACGACATCACCGTTAACGCGGATGGATGTCGGTGTGGTTGCTGTGCCGGTTCGGCTCGCATCGGAGCTGCGGGAAAGGAATCCGGCGAGGAGCTAAAGCTGATGATCAGTCGGTGTGGTTGATTTGTGAGTCGTGGGGTGGTGGCAGTGCCCGACCGACGCACATCACGACGCCGCGGCCCTGCGCTGCAGATCGCATCTGCCAGAATGACCTGAGCAACAACCCCGCCCAACCCCGAGGAATTCCGTGAAGCTGACCATTACTACCGTGACTTGCTGGTGAGGTATTTGTCGATATCGGCGATCCCAGCAAAAAGCAAAAGTATATTTCAGCAAAAATAATGGGTGTCCTGTATGCCCGGGCCACCGGTCTTTGTGTTGCGGTGATAGTTATGTTGAGTAAGGGGGGTGGATGCGGGTCTGCCGCTACCGATGGGTACTTTCAAATTGAACTACCCTCATGGTGGAGAGGGTTTGCTGCGATACGGGTGTATGGCCTGGCTACCAGGAGTTGTCACGTTCATGAGGATTGCTGAGCCGCACGTTCTGCACGCGACTGCCTAGGCCCGATCGAAAGGCCTGCGAACCTAAGTAATTCTCAGGTATGTCCAGTTCGCCCACACGTCACCACCGAACAAACGAGCGAAAGCATCACCAGCACCGCGTTGACCAGCACCACCGCCATCACCACAAACCCGATTGACCCAGCACCCACCCCACCTTCACCTGGCCAACACCGAGACACCGACCCCCAGGCCTCGCGCTCCTCGGCGGCAAGCCGGTCGACCATTCACCACTGGCACGTGATCGCCGCGGCTGGACGGGTGCGCCGTGAGTTCTTCGGGCGGCGGGTCAAGCTCAATTATTTGGTGAACATGAAATCCGGTATGTGCCCGGAGGATTGCAATTACTGCTCGCAACGGCTCGGCTCGACCGCCGAGATCCTCAAGTACTCCTGGATCGACACCGATGAGGCTGCCCGCCACGCGCAGTGCGCGATCGATGTTGGGGCCAAACGCGTATGTCCGGTTGCCGCCGGACGCGGACCGAGCGACCGCGATATTAAACGCGTTGCCGACACGATCAAAGATTCCGCTCCGGCCGTGGAGGCGTGCGTATCCCTCGGGCTGCTCAAACGCGGGCAAGCCGACCAGCTCCACGAGATCGGCGCCGACGTCTACAACCACAACCTCAACGCCAGCGCCGACAACTACGCGCGGATCTGCTCGACCCATACCTTCGACGACCGGGCCGCCACCGTCACCGACGCCAAGGGCGCTGGCCTGTCGACGTGCTCAGGCGCCATCTTTGCAATGGGCGAATCCAACGAAGACATCGTCGATGTCGCCATGGCTCCAACCGAACTCAGTGCCGGTGAACTTCCTCATCCCGTTCCAAGACACCCCTGGGCGGGCATTGGGAGCCGACCCCGCAGCGCGGCCTACACATCTCGGCGGTGTTCCGATTTGCTTTCCCCGACGTCGAAGTCCGCATCGCCGGCGGCCGAGAAATACACCTGCGCACCCTGCGTTGTTATCACGCGCCGTCGTAGGTGTTCGGGTCCGGGCGCAGCCGGGTGCCGTCGTTGAGGCCGTTGATCGCGTCCATGTGCTCGGCGGCCAATTCGAAGTCGAAGATGTCCAGGTTGCTGGCGATGCGGTCGGGCTTGGTCGACCGGAAGACGACCGCATTACCCAGTTGCACGTTCCACCGCAGCAGCACCTGTGCGGGCGTCTTGCCGTATTCGCCGGCGACCGAGGCCACGGTCAGGTTGTCCAGCAGCTTGCCGAGGACCAGCGGGGTGTAGGACTGCGTCACGACGTTGTGCTGCGCGTTCGCCTTGCGCAGCTCGGCCTGGTTGAGCAGCGGGTGCAGCTCAATCTGGTTGACCGCCGGGGTGACGAAGGTGAGGTCGATGACCATCGACAGGTGTTCTTCGGTGAAGTTCGAGACGCCGATCGAGCGGGCATGCCCTTCTCCGCGGGACTGGATCATCCCGCCGAAGGCGTCGACGTACTTGCCCAGCGACGGTGCCGGCCAGTGAATCAGGTAGAGGTCGACGTAGTCCAGGCCCAGTCGCTCCAGGCTGGCGTTGCAGGCCGCCGGGGCCTTGCTGAAACCCTG
The nucleotide sequence above comes from Mycobacterium malmoense. Encoded proteins:
- a CDS encoding aldo/keto reductase; translation: MTGESGADVPSIALNDENTMPVLGLGVAELSDDETERAVSAALEVGCRLIDTAAVYGNEAAVGRAIAASGIPRAELFVTTKLATADQGFSKAPAACNASLERLGLDYVDLYLIHWPAPSLGKYVDAFGGMIQSRGEGHARSIGVSNFTEEHLSMVIDLTFVTPAVNQIELHPLLNQAELRKANAQHNVVTQSYTPLVLGKLLDNLTVASVAGEYGKTPAQVLLRWNVQLGNAVVFRSTKPDRIASNLDIFDFELAAEHMDAINGLNDGTRLRPDPNTYDGA